A single window of Rubripirellula lacrimiformis DNA harbors:
- a CDS encoding monovalent cation/H+ antiporter subunit D family protein — protein sequence MEAHLPIWLIVVPMMTAPICVLLGSRRAAYVMALLATGATFANAVWMMQKVMQTGTIRYDIGGWEPPYGIEYVVDSLSAFVILFVSAIGLLTLIYAPPSVKKEIPESKHYLFYATFMLCMTGLLGMCVTGDLFNVFVFLEISSLSSYALISLGRTRRAPLAALQYLILGSVGATFILIGIGLLYQMTGTLNMADIAARIDTVHGPRTMVVALAFLTIGLYIKMAVYPLHTWLPNAYTYAPSVVTVFVAATATKVSVYAFLRLIYGIITPEFAFDMLPLDLALRILALVGIFAASLAAIFQDNVKRLLAYSSVAQIGYMLLGISMNSSTGLTAGIVHMFNHAIIKGGLFMVVGCFAYRIGSVQLSDWKGAGRTMPWTAFAWAVGGLGLIGVPLTAGFVSKWLLLTAAMESELWPVAVLMLFSSLLAVIYVWRVLETLYFQEPTGAAKKAVEAPLRMLVPTYLLAGATILFGVWTTYSAGLAANAASMLLGGTP from the coding sequence ATTGAAGCTCACCTTCCCATCTGGTTGATCGTCGTGCCGATGATGACGGCGCCGATTTGCGTGTTGCTAGGCAGTCGTCGGGCGGCCTACGTGATGGCGCTGTTGGCGACCGGGGCGACCTTCGCAAACGCCGTTTGGATGATGCAAAAAGTCATGCAAACGGGGACGATTCGGTACGACATCGGTGGTTGGGAACCACCGTACGGCATCGAATACGTTGTCGATTCGCTAAGCGCCTTCGTGATCCTGTTCGTGTCGGCGATCGGATTATTGACGTTGATCTACGCGCCGCCCAGCGTGAAGAAAGAAATTCCCGAATCGAAACACTATCTGTTCTACGCGACATTCATGTTGTGCATGACCGGCTTGTTGGGGATGTGTGTCACCGGCGACCTGTTCAACGTGTTTGTGTTTCTAGAGATTTCGTCGTTGTCGTCCTATGCGTTGATTTCGCTGGGCCGTACACGTCGTGCTCCCTTGGCGGCGCTACAGTATTTGATACTGGGAAGCGTCGGCGCGACGTTCATTCTGATCGGCATCGGGCTGCTGTATCAGATGACCGGGACGTTGAATATGGCGGACATCGCCGCCCGCATCGACACCGTCCACGGGCCTCGCACGATGGTCGTGGCGTTGGCGTTTTTGACGATCGGGTTGTACATCAAGATGGCGGTTTACCCGCTGCACACCTGGTTGCCCAACGCGTACACCTACGCCCCGTCGGTGGTCACCGTGTTTGTCGCAGCGACAGCAACGAAGGTGTCGGTGTACGCCTTTTTGCGATTGATCTATGGGATCATCACGCCCGAGTTTGCGTTCGACATGCTGCCGCTTGACTTGGCGCTGCGGATCTTGGCGTTGGTGGGCATTTTTGCCGCTTCGCTGGCCGCGATCTTTCAAGACAACGTCAAGCGATTGCTGGCCTACAGCAGCGTGGCCCAGATTGGCTACATGTTGCTTGGCATCAGCATGAACAGTTCGACCGGACTGACCGCAGGAATTGTTCACATGTTCAATCACGCGATCATCAAAGGCGGGCTGTTCATGGTCGTGGGCTGTTTCGCCTATCGAATCGGATCTGTCCAGTTGAGTGATTGGAAGGGGGCCGGTCGGACCATGCCGTGGACAGCGTTCGCATGGGCGGTCGGCGGACTGGGGTTGATCGGCGTGCCGTTGACGGCTGGGTTCGTTAGCAAATGGTTATTGTTGACCGCAGCGATGGAATCCGAATTGTGGCCGGTGGCGGTTCTGATGTTGTTCAGTTCGCTGCTGGCGGTGATCTACGTTTGGCGAGTGTTGGAAACATTGTATTTCCAAGAGCCCACCGGGGCGGCGAAGAAGGCTGTCGAGGCGCCGCTGCGAATGCTGGTTCCGACCTACCTGTTGGCCGGAGCAACGATCCTGTTTGGGGTTTGGACAACCTATTCGGCTGGCTTAGCCGCCAACGCAGCGTCCATGTTGTTGGGAGGCACGCCATGA
- a CDS encoding sodium:proton antiporter yields MNIGISAEQFFGLFNYWVVVFLMMTGFYIVIARGNLIKTIIGLNIFQNSVFLLYITMGKIDGATAPIVPPAIAAQNAEHGGHAVHGASGSGHSEQVADAVDLVHGADLVQGADVGHGADQVAEIIYSNPLPSVLMLTAIVVGIATTATALALIVRIREEYGTIEEDEILELDRAS; encoded by the coding sequence ATGAATATTGGAATCAGCGCCGAACAGTTCTTTGGCCTGTTCAACTATTGGGTTGTCGTGTTTTTGATGATGACCGGGTTTTACATCGTCATCGCACGCGGCAATTTGATCAAAACGATCATTGGGCTGAATATCTTTCAAAACTCGGTGTTCCTGCTGTACATCACGATGGGGAAAATCGATGGCGCGACCGCACCGATCGTGCCCCCCGCGATCGCTGCACAAAATGCGGAACATGGTGGTCACGCCGTGCACGGTGCCAGCGGATCGGGGCATAGCGAACAGGTTGCGGATGCCGTCGATCTGGTTCACGGCGCTGATTTGGTTCAGGGCGCCGATGTGGGCCACGGTGCGGATCAGGTTGCCGAAATCATTTATTCCAATCCGCTGCCAAGCGTGTTGATGTTGACGGCGATCGTGGTGGGCATTGCCACCACGGCGACGGCGCTGGCCTTGATCGTGCGGATTCGCGAGGAATACGGGACGATCGAAGAGGATGAGATTCTTGAACTGGACCGTGCCTCGTGA
- a CDS encoding Na(+)/H(+) antiporter subunit B — MKDFPIIRVVSKLLIPYILLFAFYVQFHGDYGPGGGFQAGVIFASALILYGLVFGLEAVQKVAPPAVIERLMAAGVLVYAGTGVLTVYLGGNFLDYDVLEHHFLTDYHVPSGQHLGIFMVECGVGITVTAVMTMIFYAFAGRQRAI; from the coding sequence ATGAAAGATTTTCCGATCATCCGCGTCGTCAGCAAACTGCTGATCCCCTACATCCTGTTGTTCGCTTTCTACGTGCAGTTCCACGGGGACTACGGTCCCGGTGGCGGGTTCCAGGCCGGCGTAATCTTCGCCTCTGCTTTGATCCTGTACGGTTTGGTCTTTGGGCTCGAAGCGGTTCAGAAGGTTGCGCCGCCGGCAGTCATCGAGCGATTGATGGCAGCAGGAGTTTTGGTCTATGCGGGCACCGGCGTGTTGACGGTCTACTTGGGTGGCAATTTTCTGGACTACGACGTTTTAGAACATCATTTTCTGACCGACTATCACGTTCCTAGCGGCCAGCACTTGGGCATTTTTATGGTCGAGTGCGGTGTCGGGATCACGGTAACGGCAGTGATGACGATGATCTTCTACGCATTCGCGGGAAGGCAGCGTGCAATATGA
- a CDS encoding DUF4040 domain-containing protein has protein sequence MNFIDIAILALLAVTAVTIARIRDLWAAVMFTGIFSFLSASWMVVLDAPDVSFTEAAVGAGISTVLMLSTLALTGKGEKPTKRVAIVPLITVTITGCALIYGTLDMPYLGDPNDPIHLHPNPGFVERSQIDMHGLPNVVTAVLASYRGYDTLGETTVVLTAGMAVLLILRRDEWGSSQNRGGDSRKGSLGDARASGKRGAKR, from the coding sequence ATGAATTTTATCGACATTGCCATTTTGGCGCTGTTGGCTGTCACCGCCGTCACGATCGCTCGCATTCGCGATCTGTGGGCCGCGGTCATGTTCACCGGCATCTTTAGTTTCCTGTCGGCCAGTTGGATGGTGGTTCTGGACGCGCCCGACGTTTCGTTTACCGAAGCGGCCGTGGGGGCTGGGATATCGACGGTGCTGATGTTGAGCACGTTGGCGCTGACCGGAAAGGGCGAAAAACCGACCAAGCGGGTCGCGATCGTGCCCTTGATCACAGTCACCATCACCGGTTGTGCGTTGATCTATGGAACCTTGGATATGCCGTATCTGGGCGATCCCAATGACCCCATTCACTTGCATCCCAACCCCGGATTTGTCGAACGATCGCAGATCGACATGCACGGATTGCCGAATGTCGTGACGGCCGTCTTGGCCAGCTATCGGGGCTACGACACGCTGGGGGAAACCACGGTGGTGCTGACCGCGGGCATGGCGGTGTTGTTGATCCTGCGTCGAGACGAGTGGGGAAGCAGTCAAAATCGCGGTGGCGATAGCCGCAAAGGTTCACTGGGCGATGCTCGGGCCAGCGGCAAGCGTGGAGCAAAGCGATGA
- the mnhG gene encoding monovalent cation/H(+) antiporter subunit G — translation METMVPLAMDAISWFFLVVGSVFAVIGGIGIVRLPEFFSRMHGAGITDTMGAGMILVGLMFQADTPLVVVKLLAILFFLTVTSPSSCHALAHSALAQGMKPVLDVRQPRQPEAAESDDTLGKS, via the coding sequence ATGGAAACCATGGTTCCGTTGGCGATGGACGCTATCAGTTGGTTCTTTTTGGTCGTGGGCTCGGTCTTTGCCGTGATCGGCGGGATTGGGATTGTGCGATTGCCCGAGTTCTTCTCGCGTATGCACGGTGCTGGGATCACGGACACGATGGGCGCTGGCATGATTCTGGTAGGGCTGATGTTCCAAGCGGATACGCCCTTGGTGGTGGTCAAGCTGCTGGCCATCTTGTTCTTTCTGACCGTCACCAGTCCCAGTTCCTGTCATGCGTTGGCCCACTCGGCCCTGGCCCAGGGAATGAAGCCTGTGTTGGATGTCCGACAGCCGCGGCAGCCAGAGGCCGCCGAATCCGATGATACGTTGGGCAAGTCATGA
- a CDS encoding monovalent cation/H+ antiporter complex subunit F, which yields MIPSMFMVASAAVLVTMLLALTRAMLGPTVFDRVLALNMFGTKTVLLICVVSFMGGRTDFLDLALLYSLMNFIGMVALLRFTTTGNFNEESV from the coding sequence ATGATCCCAAGTATGTTCATGGTCGCCAGCGCGGCAGTCTTGGTCACGATGCTGCTTGCGTTGACGCGTGCGATGCTGGGACCGACGGTCTTTGATCGCGTGTTGGCGTTGAATATGTTTGGCACCAAGACCGTGTTGCTGATCTGTGTGGTCAGCTTCATGGGCGGTCGAACCGATTTCTTGGATCTGGCGCTGCTGTACAGCTTGATGAACTTCATTGGCATGGTGGCGTTGTTACGGTTCACCACCACCGGCAATTTCAACGAAGAGAGCGTATAA
- a CDS encoding Na+/H+ antiporter subunit E encodes MKYTLTLGVALFVNWLLWSGHFENPFLIGLGVASCAFCLWLSARMNIVDEEGAPAQLGFRPFTHYAPWLIKEIVVANIDVAKIIISPVMRLRRNLVVVKANQKSSLGRVIMANSITLTPGTVSVDVLDDRIHVHALSLEDAAEDMSGDMDQRVCRLERRS; translated from the coding sequence GTGAAATATACGCTTACCCTTGGCGTCGCCCTGTTCGTGAACTGGCTGTTGTGGTCAGGGCACTTCGAGAATCCGTTTTTAATCGGATTGGGAGTGGCGTCGTGCGCTTTCTGTTTGTGGTTGTCCGCACGGATGAACATCGTGGACGAGGAAGGTGCACCGGCCCAGTTGGGGTTTCGGCCCTTCACCCATTACGCACCCTGGCTGATCAAAGAGATCGTCGTCGCGAACATCGACGTCGCGAAGATCATCATTTCGCCAGTCATGCGGTTGCGACGCAACCTGGTCGTCGTCAAAGCAAATCAGAAGAGTTCGCTAGGCCGCGTCATCATGGCCAACTCGATCACGTTGACCCCGGGGACCGTCTCGGTCGACGTGCTGGATGATCGAATTCATGTCCACGCACTTTCGCTGGAAGACGCCGCCGAGGACATGTCCGGTGACATGGACCAACGAGTTTGCCGGTTGGAGCGACGATCATGA
- a CDS encoding O-antigen ligase family protein, translating into MLDCRIRFAALLDPAYIFVVWPRFSLWVGWEVLLAELAWFAIAWVLYSVRMNSESQNPSEELPQGRFDAACLLVVRGCVLAGIVYATWHFGAVGALAQWHLSILIGVGLLAALATPAIWSRRMGPMPIAVNVLLIAWIAYALLQASPSAGPLQFWFQRSNQAAVELAQPLGDLSQAVQRLPDAAASADSLDGLVESSLESGCGTAIQEDTLQATVPYILALGISVLASLGFRTPAARRAFMFTLIGNAVALSAWGIVQRAGGGGMILPGIANEVGGMPFGSFYYKNAGAAALLPGLACLLALRWQHVQRTDPRRPDGYSGPPRTLMHFATLFVAAIVFAGLAASLSRGAWLATVVAVGVIAACRGWRLRTTRAWGIAGGLVVLMIAVALATGTAAEIRDRVYQISPGNLSHDQRWDQWRDGLRMAIANFPSGSGLGTYGYASLPFQSEPRGYWFREAHNQYLEAFAELGLIGLVIVIAGVAWFGKVAFGMLRWSPIESDETQVDASEVVAWGMIGVAILCAGALQSGFDFVLEIPANMLTYASLVAVVWTVGIQRTRRPRAWYPRIVRRPGLRAAVSIMSLGLTLFAFGLSERAWKSQICLQLALSGDWVSSESAAAVSKDEYRQTLQRFDAAIDAAPASAMLYGRRADWELDSYRREVVVAASRDGVDADYSSTTVSAISILLLSQPADGRDQLRESLVGTEELRSPLADGVDDLAKSLRLNPYLPKSHLKLAMLAPLLGKSPRPWLENAARLSNNSTDLLFNVGLMAFYVGDDERMLDQWSRSIAINHDHLQTALDLAATRVSIQVVTERLVPENRPDRIFDLVKRDGEFDLQDSGLPSQRSQLEIRKIIRFLDTTDRFSAEGRLAVSARLYEHLGELDESSLLWKRLVLQNLGKPAYRIGYIELLLKMDRCSEAVDQAVLGQRLFSDDPRFDRLAEAARARL; encoded by the coding sequence ATGCTTGATTGCCGGATCCGCTTCGCTGCGCTCCTTGATCCGGCCTACATCTTTGTCGTTTGGCCGCGTTTTTCATTGTGGGTGGGTTGGGAGGTGCTACTTGCAGAACTGGCGTGGTTCGCGATCGCGTGGGTGCTGTACAGTGTCCGGATGAATTCAGAGAGCCAGAACCCATCGGAAGAACTGCCCCAGGGTCGCTTCGATGCGGCTTGTCTGCTGGTTGTGCGGGGCTGTGTTTTGGCGGGGATTGTCTACGCGACATGGCATTTCGGAGCGGTGGGCGCGCTCGCACAATGGCATTTGTCGATCCTGATCGGCGTTGGGTTGCTGGCCGCGTTGGCGACGCCCGCCATCTGGTCGCGGCGAATGGGCCCCATGCCGATTGCGGTGAACGTGTTGTTGATCGCGTGGATCGCTTACGCATTGTTGCAGGCGTCGCCCAGTGCCGGTCCACTGCAGTTTTGGTTCCAGCGGTCCAACCAAGCGGCGGTCGAACTGGCCCAGCCGCTTGGCGATCTCAGTCAGGCTGTTCAGCGACTTCCCGATGCAGCGGCGTCTGCGGACAGTTTGGATGGGCTGGTCGAGAGTTCTCTTGAATCAGGCTGCGGAACAGCGATCCAAGAAGATACTTTGCAGGCGACCGTTCCGTACATTTTGGCACTGGGGATTTCCGTGCTGGCGTCGCTCGGGTTTCGCACTCCAGCGGCTCGCCGCGCGTTCATGTTCACTCTGATCGGCAACGCAGTGGCTTTATCTGCGTGGGGCATCGTTCAGCGTGCCGGTGGCGGGGGAATGATATTGCCCGGCATTGCCAATGAAGTTGGTGGCATGCCGTTTGGCAGTTTCTATTACAAGAATGCAGGTGCCGCTGCCCTGTTGCCGGGTTTAGCCTGTTTGCTGGCTCTGCGGTGGCAACATGTGCAAAGAACAGACCCACGCCGTCCAGATGGATACTCGGGGCCGCCGCGAACGCTGATGCACTTCGCAACCCTGTTCGTTGCAGCCATTGTGTTTGCCGGACTGGCCGCGTCGCTTTCACGGGGAGCCTGGTTGGCGACGGTGGTAGCGGTCGGCGTGATCGCAGCTTGTCGGGGGTGGCGCCTGCGAACCACGCGGGCTTGGGGCATCGCCGGTGGGTTGGTTGTTTTGATGATCGCAGTCGCCTTGGCGACCGGGACGGCGGCTGAGATCCGCGATCGCGTCTACCAAATCAGCCCCGGGAACCTCTCCCATGATCAGCGGTGGGATCAATGGCGTGACGGTTTGCGGATGGCGATCGCAAACTTTCCAAGTGGCAGTGGGCTGGGGACCTATGGATACGCCAGCCTGCCATTTCAGAGCGAACCGCGTGGGTACTGGTTCCGCGAAGCCCATAACCAGTACTTGGAAGCTTTTGCCGAATTGGGTTTGATTGGCCTAGTGATCGTGATCGCTGGCGTGGCGTGGTTCGGGAAAGTTGCCTTTGGGATGCTCCGTTGGTCGCCGATCGAATCCGATGAAACACAGGTCGATGCATCGGAAGTCGTCGCTTGGGGGATGATCGGTGTCGCGATCCTGTGTGCCGGGGCACTGCAAAGTGGGTTTGACTTCGTCCTAGAAATTCCGGCGAACATGCTGACCTATGCCAGTTTGGTCGCCGTGGTTTGGACGGTCGGGATCCAGCGAACCCGCAGGCCCCGGGCGTGGTATCCCAGGATTGTCCGCCGGCCAGGGCTACGGGCGGCTGTGTCCATCATGTCGCTGGGGCTGACGTTGTTCGCCTTTGGTTTGTCCGAACGTGCGTGGAAAAGTCAGATCTGCTTGCAACTCGCCTTGTCGGGCGATTGGGTTTCGTCGGAATCGGCCGCTGCGGTATCCAAGGATGAATATCGACAAACGTTGCAACGTTTCGATGCTGCGATCGATGCCGCACCGGCCAGTGCGATGTTGTACGGGCGTCGTGCCGATTGGGAACTGGATTCCTATCGTCGCGAAGTGGTGGTGGCGGCGTCGCGAGATGGGGTGGATGCCGACTATTCCAGCACCACAGTGTCGGCGATCAGCATTCTGTTGCTGTCCCAACCCGCGGATGGTCGTGACCAATTGCGTGAAAGTTTGGTTGGGACGGAAGAACTTCGCAGCCCACTTGCCGATGGGGTGGACGATTTGGCCAAGTCGCTGAGGTTGAATCCCTATCTGCCAAAGTCTCATTTGAAACTGGCCATGCTGGCGCCGTTGCTCGGCAAGTCTCCCCGTCCCTGGTTGGAAAACGCCGCTCGGCTGAGCAACAATTCGACCGATCTGTTGTTCAACGTTGGGTTGATGGCGTTCTATGTGGGCGATGATGAAAGGATGCTTGATCAATGGTCCAGATCGATCGCGATCAACCATGATCATCTGCAAACGGCCTTGGATTTGGCGGCGACACGCGTCTCGATCCAAGTGGTTACCGAGCGTCTGGTGCCGGAGAATCGGCCCGATCGAATCTTCGATCTGGTCAAGCGGGACGGAGAATTCGACCTCCAGGATTCCGGATTGCCGTCCCAGCGGAGTCAGTTGGAAATTCGAAAGATCATCCGGTTTTTGGACACGACCGATCGTTTTTCCGCCGAGGGGCGACTGGCTGTTTCGGCTCGTTTGTACGAGCACCTCGGTGAATTGGACGAATCTTCGCTGCTGTGGAAACGTTTGGTGCTGCAGAATTTGGGGAAGCCGGCCTACCGAATTGGGTACATCGAACTGCTGTTGAAGATGGATCGCTGCAGCGAAGCGGTGGACCAAGCCGTCTTGGGGCAGCGTTTGTTTTCGGACGATCCGCGTTTCGATAGGCTCGCCGAAGCTGCCCGTGCGCGGTTGTGA
- a CDS encoding lipopolysaccharide biosynthesis protein: MMDYFSDDAVRSQLRTKTVRGAAITGITQIIRIGIGLATIPLLARLLQPEDFGLFAIVAVITNFALIFVDAGLSMATIQRESINRTQVSNLFWTTAAIGLALTAIVSATGPVLGWLYAEPRLAWLVAVTALTYIFAGLTIQHQALLRRCMLFNRIAVIEVLSLLAGQVAAIVWAFNHTGQANDYWALALIPLVSSGTRMLGVWSACRWIPQWPARDPQSRQMLHFGGNLTVGQACNYLSSNVDQLAVGYVFGDASLGNYERSTTLALQPIRQINGPLTSVCVPALSRLIDQPEKYFHAFRTAVVLVGLLIVPFASLCIVEADKLVPLIMGPGWNDAINIFRLLAVSLLTLPICNASAWLLISQGRGAETLKVQAVDAVLKIGLVGCGIPFGVLGVAAATPIRSLVMPAYLFGVIGRSGPVRSRAIWKLCLVQMLAVATTTTMLLAIRWCSVNSEPSAIVVSALAAGLTSTAIFLAFRFVRTGIADIVRSLPLAHATAS; this comes from the coding sequence ATGATGGATTATTTCTCCGACGATGCCGTGCGTTCCCAATTGCGAACCAAGACGGTTCGCGGCGCGGCGATCACGGGGATCACCCAGATCATTCGAATTGGCATCGGATTGGCTACGATCCCCTTGCTAGCCAGGCTTCTTCAACCGGAAGATTTCGGTTTGTTCGCCATCGTGGCGGTGATCACCAACTTTGCGTTGATCTTCGTTGACGCTGGTTTGTCGATGGCGACGATCCAGCGTGAAAGCATCAACCGGACTCAGGTCAGCAATCTGTTTTGGACCACGGCCGCGATCGGCTTAGCCTTGACCGCCATCGTTTCGGCGACCGGTCCGGTCTTGGGCTGGCTATACGCCGAACCACGTCTTGCATGGCTGGTCGCTGTCACGGCACTTACTTACATATTTGCCGGATTGACCATCCAGCACCAGGCGCTGCTTCGCCGCTGCATGCTATTCAATCGCATCGCAGTGATCGAGGTCCTTTCCCTGCTGGCCGGTCAAGTAGCGGCGATCGTGTGGGCCTTTAACCACACTGGCCAAGCCAACGATTACTGGGCATTGGCGTTGATTCCGTTGGTATCATCCGGCACACGCATGTTGGGCGTTTGGTCGGCATGCCGCTGGATCCCGCAATGGCCCGCTCGCGATCCACAGAGTCGTCAAATGCTTCACTTCGGCGGTAACTTGACCGTCGGCCAGGCCTGCAACTACCTATCATCGAATGTCGACCAGCTTGCCGTGGGGTACGTTTTTGGCGATGCGTCGCTGGGCAATTACGAACGTTCCACCACATTGGCTCTGCAACCGATTCGGCAGATCAACGGCCCATTGACCTCGGTTTGCGTTCCGGCACTTAGCAGATTGATCGATCAACCCGAGAAGTATTTCCATGCCTTCCGCACGGCAGTCGTGCTGGTGGGGTTGTTGATCGTACCGTTCGCATCTCTGTGCATCGTAGAAGCGGACAAACTTGTCCCGTTGATCATGGGGCCAGGTTGGAATGACGCGATTAACATCTTCCGGTTGCTCGCCGTATCGCTGTTAACTTTGCCGATCTGCAACGCTTCAGCTTGGCTTTTGATTTCGCAAGGCCGTGGGGCGGAAACGCTGAAAGTGCAAGCTGTCGATGCCGTTCTGAAGATTGGCCTTGTCGGGTGTGGCATTCCCTTCGGGGTACTCGGTGTCGCTGCGGCGACCCCGATTCGCTCGCTCGTCATGCCGGCCTATCTGTTTGGGGTGATCGGACGCTCTGGCCCGGTTCGCAGCCGAGCGATATGGAAACTTTGCCTCGTCCAAATGTTGGCGGTGGCAACGACAACGACCATGCTGCTGGCGATTCGATGGTGCAGCGTGAATTCGGAACCCAGCGCGATTGTGGTTTCGGCCCTCGCCGCGGGGCTAACCAGTACTGCGATTTTCTTGGCGTTTCGGTTTGTTCGCACCGGGATTGCCGACATCGTTCGTTCGCTACCACTTGCCCACGCCACTGCGAGCTAA
- a CDS encoding asparagine synthase-related protein, which translates to MPGIVGFTTPSERIEDGASTERLRRMQSLLRHDTGYRCDDLFCDESIAASRTSHGIIGTAPQPAVGEHLLVWFEGELLQRSLITSESSTANASSDDRPSDAMTFARLLGDDPSGAFLASANGVFAAVAYAPAQQRIHFITDRHGLEFLYYTIQDGSITWSSETKGFLANQQFSTEIDRASADHFFQRGHLPSDRTWFRDAKLFPQACHWVWDIRKKQFITQNQYWSSSTWASAAGDADRIDIRDTVRESASLFRRAVKLCDDRPINRVGLLLSGGLDSRAILAALQPSDSSVHAVTFGLPTSTDLRIAKQAAAATGVTHIYHSIDSSSWTDNRSDFVWWLDGHLDLQHMHYATCARSTRDCFDVNLNGYLGDATIGGSYLDSEDPDEAFRIANRGRRFIAYGIQQGRIFTHERLPFLENDFLDHAMSIPASIRRDSRFYFQMLRELMSPKLTRIAWQASGLSMKWPPVIHRIKQTQQRAVGKLTRMCGLASGNHEFHDYCGWFAAPSGRSMLTNYLADKESRCRDQNWFDQAPNIDTVLQKSTFTQPETNLLGRMLTLEIWLRQIDTPQIRPDGSRCRNEE; encoded by the coding sequence ATGCCTGGCATCGTTGGATTCACAACGCCTAGTGAAAGAATCGAGGATGGAGCGTCGACCGAGCGACTGCGGCGGATGCAATCGCTGCTTCGGCATGATACCGGCTACCGCTGCGATGATCTGTTCTGTGACGAATCGATCGCAGCGTCCAGAACCAGCCATGGGATCATCGGTACGGCTCCGCAGCCAGCGGTGGGCGAACATCTTTTGGTGTGGTTCGAAGGCGAACTGCTACAACGCAGCCTCATCACCTCGGAGTCGTCCACAGCGAATGCGTCCAGCGACGATCGCCCCTCCGATGCGATGACCTTTGCCCGACTGCTGGGCGACGACCCTAGTGGCGCGTTCCTGGCTTCTGCCAACGGCGTATTTGCGGCAGTGGCGTACGCCCCAGCCCAGCAACGGATTCACTTCATTACCGACCGACATGGCCTGGAATTCTTGTACTATACGATCCAGGATGGATCGATCACGTGGTCATCGGAAACCAAAGGCTTCCTAGCCAATCAGCAATTTTCGACCGAGATCGACCGAGCATCGGCCGACCACTTCTTTCAACGCGGACATCTCCCCAGCGACCGAACATGGTTCCGCGATGCCAAACTGTTTCCACAGGCCTGCCACTGGGTTTGGGACATTCGAAAGAAACAGTTCATCACGCAAAACCAATACTGGTCATCCAGCACCTGGGCATCGGCAGCAGGGGACGCGGACCGAATCGATATCCGCGACACGGTCCGCGAATCGGCAAGCTTGTTTCGGCGAGCCGTCAAACTCTGTGACGACCGCCCCATCAATCGAGTCGGCCTGCTGCTTAGCGGCGGACTTGATTCACGAGCCATCCTGGCAGCATTGCAGCCTTCCGATTCGTCGGTCCACGCTGTCACCTTTGGGCTGCCCACATCCACCGATCTTCGGATCGCGAAACAGGCCGCAGCGGCCACCGGCGTTACGCATATCTACCACTCGATTGATTCGTCATCGTGGACAGACAATCGATCCGATTTTGTGTGGTGGCTCGATGGGCATCTGGATTTGCAACATATGCACTACGCAACCTGTGCTCGGTCCACCCGCGACTGCTTTGATGTCAATCTAAACGGATACCTCGGCGACGCGACCATCGGCGGATCGTACTTGGATTCCGAGGATCCGGACGAAGCTTTCCGAATCGCCAACCGCGGTCGACGATTCATCGCCTATGGAATTCAACAAGGACGAATTTTCACGCACGAAAGACTTCCGTTCTTAGAGAACGATTTCTTGGATCATGCGATGAGTATCCCGGCGTCCATTCGACGCGACAGCAGGTTTTATTTCCAGATGTTAAGGGAACTGATGTCGCCGAAACTGACCCGCATTGCGTGGCAGGCCAGCGGGCTAAGCATGAAATGGCCACCTGTGATTCACCGCATCAAACAGACTCAACAACGTGCCGTTGGAAAGCTTACTCGCATGTGCGGGCTGGCTAGTGGCAACCACGAATTCCACGACTACTGCGGATGGTTTGCCGCACCGTCGGGACGCAGCATGCTAACGAACTACCTAGCCGACAAAGAATCGCGATGTCGCGATCAGAATTGGTTCGATCAAGCTCCCAACATCGATACCGTGTTACAAAAGTCGACTTTCACACAACCTGAAACTAATCTGCTGGGCCGCATGTTGACCCTAGAGATTTGGCTTCGCCAGATTGACACTCCGCAAATTCGCCCAGATGGATCGAGGTGCCGCAATGAAGAATGA